The following nucleotide sequence is from Juglans microcarpa x Juglans regia isolate MS1-56 chromosome 6D, Jm3101_v1.0, whole genome shotgun sequence.
AGACTGCAATTCAGAGTGCAGTCTATGATACACAAAATTGTGAACAATTTGAGGAGAAGTGGGGGCAGTTAATTCATAAGTATGACCTTATTGATAATGCATGGTTGCAGGGGTTGTACACCGAGAGGTCATTTTGGGTACCAATTTACTTGAAAGGTGTATTCTGGGCTGGTATGAGCACTACCCAACGATCTGAAAGCATGAACGCCTTCTTCGACGGATATGTGCATTCCGGTACGACATTGAAAGAATTTGTCGATCAATTTGACAATGCTTTGAAGAAGAAGGTGGAGGGGGAGACAACAGCTGATTTCCAGTCATGTAACCAAACAATCCCATGTGTATCCCTATTCAAAATTGAGAGCCAGTTTCAATCATTGTAcacaaatgcaaaatttaaagaagtcCAAGCAGAGGTATGGGGGATGCTTTTATGTAACCCTTCACTTGTGGGCACTGAAGGGTGCATTTCCACCTTCGATATTTTTGAAGAAATCTCTACACCTGATGGACAGTCCAAAATTGTGAAGTACATAGTTTACTTTAATGAAGACGAATGTGAAATTAAATGCACGTGTGCCTTGTTTGAGATGAGGGGGATTCTCTGTACGTATGCATTGAAAGTCTGTCAAATGAAGTACATTCATGTGCTGCCAGATAAATATGTGTTGGATAGATGGAGGAAAGACTTAAAGAGAAGATACACACTTGTTAAGAGTAGCTATGATGATTTACGGGTCAATGCGGATGCACGACGATATGAGCTTGTCGTTAAAAGATGTCTAAGATTTGCGACGCGTGTATCTCGAAATGATGAGCATGTGAATGCATTCTTTCATATGTTGGATGAGTTTGAGCATAAGTATATAGGATTAGAGCCTGAGTCCGGTTCAACAAAGTTAAAAGAGAATGTGGTCGCCAATAaggataagaaaatattaagcccGAACGTTGTTCGGAGGAAAGGGAGACCGCCAACGAGAAGAAAGGTCCCGATGGTCGAGAAGGCtacaaggaagagaaagaagacaCAGGTATTACATTTTGCATCATCAGTTGTGTAGATATTGGACTGTATACATATATTGTTCCTAATagatgtaaatttttattttccaatttagACTTACAGGAATCTATTTGACGACGATTCATATAATGTTGGCCTTCCGGTGTCAGAAGTTGGTGCTACTGTTGATGAGGTTGTTATCCAAACCTAGTGTAGTACTCTAACACAAGTAAGGCCTCTGGCCAATGATGAGGTGTGAGGTTATTCCAACCTTTtggcatatatatttttctgtttttaatgtAATCTCAGAAAGAATTTTGGAGATCTCAGTCTTTTGGGAACTATGGTGGAAGATAGAGTTTGGGCATTTTGTCTGAAAGCAAATATGGTGGAAGCATTCTGATACGTTTTGTTTACTATTTCCTGAGCTTGAGTTGAGCATTGGCCTGCTAATTGTGTATATGTATTTTGGAGATCTCAGTCTTTTGGGAACTATGGTAGAAGATAGAGTTTGGGCATTTTGTCTGAAAGCGAATATGGTGGAAGCACTCTGATACGTTTTGTTTACTATTTCCTGAGTTTGAGTTGAACATTGGCCTGCTAATTGTGTATATGTATTTTGGAGATCTCAGTCTTTTGGGAACTATGGTGGAAGATAAAGTTTGGGTATTTTGTCTGAAAGCGAATATGGTGGAAGCACTCTGATACGTTTTTGTTTACTATTTCTAGCTACATTGCAGGGTACCGGTTTACAAAAGTTAAGTATTACTGAGTTTTAACTAATTCATACACTAACATTActgtttttttaaatgattttgtaCATTCCTGATTGATTGCCTTTGTCTTCAGAGATTTTTGAATGGGAGATATCTTATGTAGTCATAGCCGAGGTATGCCCTAAACTGATCTTATGTAGACATGCATTTGAAGTTTTGACAAATTATGTCTATTGAAATGGCTAAAGCTTGATTATGTAATAGGATAGGTATATAATCATGCTAAACATACCGAACTTATATGTTATGTGTAGGACAAATGTTGAACTTTTAAGCATCAACTTCAACATTTCTTATGTTATGTTCTGTTATGGAAGGTGGGGTTATGGTACGTCTtaggttaaaatattttttttataggtttcaGATATTATCATACAAAAGGAGTTGGTttagtaacatcattttacttTCATCTGCAAAAGAATATTTGGTTGGGTGATCTCAATTACCGTACAAACTTGCCTTATGAGAAAACACAAGAACTAATTTCCAAAAAGGTGCATCTCCTATATTGGTTGAAAAGGGCCAGGTATGTAATCAATTTATTGTGATACTCTATCTAAGTTGGGGATTAATGTTATTGTAGCGCTGTTAACAGCCTTGTCCATCATACCTTAATGTGAATGGGGTTCACATGACAGTTTGAACAAATACTGAGCCAAGAATGTGTTGTAGACATCCAATTTTGAATTCACTTATATTTATCAAACAATTCAAAAACTCTGATCCATTAAAGAAGGCATAtcccaagtacacatgatgtAGACTTACTTCCTATAAGTAACAATTAATCAGTTTGGTTGATCATaggaaaagttgaataattttttttaaaatatatttttgtattgggatttgtgaAAGTGGTAGAGCTGATAATTTgtttggatataatttttttaagtgtatattttgttttggtttttgctcagtttttttttttttttttgtcattctaCTGAAATCTAGGCAACTACTTGGATGAAAacttaaaatagtattttttttgtttttgagattgaaaggtttttggtttgaagttgaaaaacagtttcaaaaagttttggaaaaatgtGTTATCGAAACATGGCCATGGCCTTGCGTATTGCAGAAATTCAGACACATAATGAGGGAACTGCAAGGGGCAATAATCGTTGGATCAATATTTCAGAGCATTTTGGGATACAGTGGCTTGATGTCCCTTTTTTTAAGGTAAAACAATGGGCTAATTGTAATATCTTGCTTCTAGTTGTCCCAATCTTCAatgcttttttaaaaagaagtttaaaaaaatttatactacAAAATTAATCTACTTTCTCAGCTGAATTAGTTCTACCACTCCCGAGTTCTGTAGGTTCTAGCATGTTTAGCTTTCTTTTCACAGGGACATCCTACAAAGTTGAATAGCAGTATAAAAGGTCAATGAGCAGTAAATGAAAAAGGAAGTTTATATTTCAGCCTATATTGATGAGGATTGGATGGCCGAATAAAGGGAAAATATGAACCATGGCTCAGAACAAGTCCAATGACCAACATAGATAAGCAACATGATggttcatttctctttttaactCCACTTCCCCTCCCCCTTCTATGTATAAATTGACAAGTATGCCGAGGTTCTCATGACTATGAGAGAGGTAagggaataaaataaaaaaaaaaacttaataatttcTCATGACAACTAGTGAGAATTAATTTTGAAACCAAAAGTAAAGGCTCGAGAAATAAGGTTGGGATTTGTTTATGAGGCTAGACCATTTCTGTTTGCCTTTGAATGAATCTAGTTGTTCCTTTCATTTGGTTGATTGGAAAATTTTCCTCCTCCCAGATTTCAAACCTCCGTCAGATGGTGacaacaaaaagtatttaataATAGTGGTTGGGACAGTGGCTGCGGTAGTATTTTTAATCTTTCCATCCCTGCTGTATCATGAACCTGAAAGGCTGGCTGGGAGGCAAAATCTCTACTGACAATGGTATGAAATATTTGTATTGAATCCTAGTTCAGATCTTTGTTTATTGGCATCCAGTATTTCTTGTTCTATCTATGCATAGACTTTGTAAAGCATATAGACACGAACCAATCAGGTCTAGCATAAAGTAGCCCACATTAGCATAACTGTATAGTCTtaaaaattcatgtcataattgattttttgggtGGATGTATTGAGCTGAACGATTCAAAATCTTGTATCTCTTTCCTACATGTGCATTATAGTTGTCTTAAAATGAGAATAACTATTTCAATACCATGATTTTTTGAGAAAGCTGAGATGACTTCATCGAATGAAGTTTATGCATGGTTTTGAGTTGTGTATCTgctataacatatttatattccCCATACCATCTTGAAAGCTTTTTATgggcatttttttcttttctttttccttcgaAATTTGACACAATTTGGCTCTCTCCTTATGGATTAAGAATtagaaaaagattataaaatattgtttatgaTATTTTCTCTCTATTGACACTCAGTGACTGTATTGTCCAGAGCTTAGAGGTATAGATCTGCACAGAACTTTGATCCGCCACCAAGAACTTTGATCCAACAAACAAACTTGGGGAATGCGGAGGGGGTGTGTTTACAATGGTATTTCTTTAATTCTATTGTATAGAACCAATCTATTGCAACTAAGTTAAATAAAGATGATTGACACGTGCTTGGATAAAACGTGAATACACCCACAGGTGTTGGTGCCATTGGATCCTCATAGGATGAagctgtattatttttttacatagcCTAAACAAGAGTGTTTGCTACTTCCTAGCTTTCTCTTTGTTCTGTTGCCTTTTATCAACTTTgaataactatattattgagaACTTTCTCTTCAACTGTCCAGGAGAAGCGGCTCTTCAGTTACATTTTAGACCACTGGTATTTGAGTTAAATTCACCACTATGCCCTGAGCCGCATAGAAGAGGCAGGTGGGATTGATGAATACCTGCTGAAAACTCCTTGCCAAAAGATGGACACAGAAATGGGACTATTCTTATATGATAAGATTGAGACGCTGTATGAAGAGCTTGGAAAATTGgaagttgttttgttttcacTTGAGGATGAAACGAGAGGGAGTAGAGTCTGGAGATGTTTTGGTGAATTTGTAACAAACTCTAGAACCTGTATTGAGTAATTGCAATGTTATGTTCTTGAACCTGTATGGAGATGTTTGTGATGGTACATTGACGtcttcattttaattgttttttacattttgaagCAACTGGATCGTATGTATGTTAGGATCTGGAATCATTTATCAATCCTTGAATAACAGCTATTTTTCCTCAATTAGCCGGTGAAGGATTTTCATATTGGCCATAGAAACAAAATCACTTCCTAGATGGGAACGTCCTGGATAAGAAAAGTGCGTACATTTCCTCTAATAAAGCCaactcaaaaaacaaaaactctactaaaaaaatattgccAACTCTaaatatctaaacacaaaaaATCTTGCCATtgccaaatatcactcaaaaaATGGCTATGCCAACTACACATGCAAAACATTGAACTTCATATACATATAAGCTGTCATAATTATATTCATagataatatatcatacatgttAGGATTCCATCAATctgttttcatttaaaactaatatGATACATCTACATTCAGAACCAACCAAAAACAATTACAAGAGATACAATCCAATATAGACACAACAATATACGTACAACCCTATTCTCTACTATCCTTCTATGAAGGTCGTCATCTTGCTTCTGAagcattttctctctctctattagtttgtcctctttttttttagcttcatacTCACGCAACAACAAAGCATCCTCCCTCTTCCGAATTTCATTCTCTCTTGTCAGGTTTTTCTCAGATAATACTGATTGAAGTATATCTGCCCAAATGAAGAATTGACATCTTGTTTCTCCCTGTGTACAAttcaagaatttcaaatttcatgtaaataaatattttggtacATGCATTCAACTGCAATACAAAAAATTGGCAAATTATTTACCGTTCCATAACTCGGACAAGCATAAAATTTCATTCCAGGATTTTTGTGAGTGTGGGAGATCTTTAATGGCGCTTTCAAAACACACCAACAACTCGGTGATTCCATTTCAAGATCATTAACTacacatgatgatgattgacTCGATGCCATAATTGATCTACGTGATGATTGACAGATGACTACTTTTAAATGCAACACTGAGTTATTACCCACATGCTTCATTATCAGAATTATTACAAGGTAGGAGCAGAATATTCCACATCATATAAACCACAATCAATATTATGATAACAATTTGCAGACAAAATAGGGGAATGCTAACAACAAATCTGGGTGCTTCTAATGTttgacattattattttttttttcaaaccaagTATAAATCTATCTAAAAGCAGTTAAGATGCATGTTAATATGCTAACAAGATGAATAGCATTAAAATGCTAACAACAAATCTGGGTGCATCTATTGTTtgacattaatttattttttttttccaaccaagTATAAATCTATCTAAAAGCAGTTAAGATGCATGTTAATATGCAAACAAGTTAAAATGCTAACAACAAATCTGGGTGCATCTATTGTTCACATCAATttgacattattattttttcaaaccaagTATAAATCTATCTAAAAGCAGTTAAGATGCAGTTTAAAATGCTAACAACAAATATGGGAGCTTCTATTGTTTGACTACATTTAGAAATTTAATCATCTAACATGATGTCAGGTCTGCAGAACTGTAAATTTTAGTGTGACATATAAAGTTCTAGACATTATATTTTATGTCTAAGATACTTTTAGGTGCATCTCCTATACATTCCTGTGTATTTGGGTAGCACCCTTATagcttttctttaataattacatTATCTTATCAAAAAACTGTGACTATTATATGCTATGAAATATAAGTATTTGATGAAAAGGTATGATTTTGATTccgaaattacaaaatcaattctattaaaaagaaagaaagccaGAAATTGAAGAGGTATGCCTTTGTTCCTGATAGTCATGACCACGCAAAATGACATAGCACGaggacttattttaaaaattagaaggCTTACAGGAAGAGTAACACCAAATTATAAGTGTTATATATGCTTCATGATAAATGCAGTATACCAAAATATGCCCATATATTTTCAATCTATACAATATTCAATCaactccaaaataaaaaacgaaGGAATTGTTAAAGGAAACATGTGAAAGATACTACAGATAAAGATGCTCTCCAAGTATCCACAGAAATTACTCTCGTCCCTATAGAACTAATGAATGgtaatttggtaaaaaaatcatttctggATTTTATTTACTGTTTCAGTTTATGACCTATATAGTTTTTGAAGCATTTTTGTTACTCTGGTTGAGCCAGTTCATCAGTTTCCTAATTACCTTAGTTTTTTCACCCTTATATCGgttacttaattttattattcgcTTAACGACAATGCCAAGATTTTCACTTCACCCATTGTGATCATTCACTTACCTATCTCTTACACTCCCCCTACAATTTAAATGACCATTTGTTGCATAAAAGAACTTGTGATTTTTAACTCCCACAGGACCTTTTGATTTCCACCTCCCAAAGGACTCTTGGGTTCCACTTCAATTGTAGTTACTAAACAAAAACCagaacgtttttttttttaaaaaaaaaaaaaagtgaagacaAAGTTAAACAATGACCAgaattctatgaaaaaaattataaatgatgaacaatttaTGAATGACATTATAGGAACAAAAGAACGTATTTTCAACCAACCTTTTAGATTTGGCACTGTGTCAATAGCGTCcaatatatttactttatttatgtCATACACATATGTTTTATCTTGTAAAATGACAATGAGCCTGCTGCATTTACCAAGATTGCATATCAATATAAACAAtgagaaacaaaacaaatttggAGCTCTCTACATGAAAGTGTAAAAATGTCTACTTCGAAAGGCTGGGGATATATTAactaaaaaatgtttgatggcAAAGATCAGAAACAAGAGTCCTGACTCTCAATaacctaataaattctaaatttgaaCTTCAATAATGTTACACAACATAAACAGATCACCTCTGACATTGTTTTGTACCTATACACCACTTAAGTCTAACTAAATTAGATAAATGAGAAATTCTAAGAAAATACAACTGAGGTTAAGCGTCCTCGACTAAGAAGCACACAGAGCTAGAGTCCAAAAGTGTGAGGATAACATATTGGAAACAGGGTGCACCAAAGGGAATAAcaacataatattattattggaaCCAATTGGTTTCCAGTTTGAAAAGAAGGATTGAATATATCCAAATAGACcatgaaaatatattgattaattGTCACTAACTCTGAAAGTTAAGTGGATAAGAATAGTTAATCTAACACTCCCCTTCACATATGGGCAAAAAATCTCTCCTCAATGCTAACATTTCGAATTTCTTAACCATAACAGAAGCTATTGAACAAAGATAAGGCTCATCAACGATCACATGCTTCATATCATGcaaattactatatttataaatgCTTAGGTTTATATGAAATAGTCAATTTCTTATTCTAATAAagcttcaaatttaaaaatcccAGCAATGACCAACTCACCTCTATTTTAGGTCACATATTCAAGTTCCTCATCTACTTTGAAGTTTCAAATGCCAACACAATTGGGATTAAGTACCCCCATACAAATTGGGTATTTAGGCAATATCGACATGTCTTAATGGTTTTTATCAATGTGACTTTCTTAATCTACTATGTTGTTCATGCATCAAGaagaatcaaaagaacaaagaaaaacctATATGGAATTATACTCCTAAAAAAAGGGCACTATAACATTGCTCTTGTACAAGCATGTATTGAAGAGATGTTGACAAGGCATATAAATCCAAACAGCTGCTATAAATGTGAAGAAGTGTCTAAGATGCCAATTTATTAGGCAGAACCATTTCGAAAATCTGAGCACATCATTAATAGTGCTCCATCTAAGGAGAAGATCAATTCTCTGTGACAGCCATgatttatgttgttttaaacCCTAAGTTATCCAGGCCACTATCGAGCACATTAGCTTCTCtggcataaaatattttggcAATTTGCTAACTGTTTACTTGgcaattattttacattcaacaTTTAACATAGTTCATAACAGAGAtcttttacaaaaacaaaatgtaatttACAAGGGATGTAACCTAATTTCTAAAGGGTTTTTTATTTGGAGTCTAAAAAATACTAGGGTTTTCAGTCGACTTTTGCTTTTGTGCATTGTACCATAGAAATGATACATGGCCATTAACATTGGAATTCAGATGCAgagcataaaaaaaatccagaatTTAATGTGTAAACATGTGCGACTGAGAAGTGAGTCCCATTAAAGTGTGTCTccaaaaaaaatgcagaaactcTGAGAGAACAAAGGTAGACATTTCAAacgaattggaaaaaaaattacctttcaCGGAGATTTCTTCAAACTGAAGGGGGTGAGGGAGATGGGTCTTCAAAAGGTTGTGGTAAATCAGTCCCCGTGTCTCCAAAAATAATGCAGAAACTCTGAGAGAGAAGGATGCAGCATTGACATAAAGGTAGACATTTAAAacgaattggaaaaaaaaaatacctttgaCGAAGATTTCTTCTACTGAAGGGGTGAGGGAGATGGGTCTTCAAAGGTTATGGCTCCATCACTCCAGCGGCTTGGGGCTgaaggggggagagagaaggggttaaaaaaagagaaggtcTTCGAGTTAGATGTTGTTGCTGAAATTTTCTAGGGTTCGAGATTTTGGAAATTTTCTAGGGTTCGGGAGATTTTGGGGTTAGGGAGTCGGGGTGAGAAAGAAGGCGTGAGAGAGAAGAGTATGAGGTTCGAGAGGGAGAGTTCAGAGGTCTGAGGGAGAATGAGGGTGAGAGGTCTGAGGCTCGAAGAGGGAGATGCGTTGCGTCGAGTCACtctgagggagaagagggagagtGAAGCAGCCCGGGATTGAGTAGAGCAAGAACCGTGACATGGGCAAGAACCGGGTTCGGGCCACTTCAGGAGTGTAGCGTGCGGTTAGAGAACCGGAGGTTGAGTAGAGTTTTTGTTATTagaaacagaaacttttctcgtGTTATCCATTTCAAATGAAGACAATCTATATCCATTttgattgtatatttttttaaaataaaataaattgataatgagatttgaaaaaaagaattatttctcAATAGGAAAAATGGTCCTTTTTTGGATTTGATCATATGAGATTCAATAAAGAAATTGAATTCCATTGAGCTTGAAATATTCTATCAATCTTTGGTGTAAAGGGGTTTTTTCCCCTTATTGGCTCACAGGGCAAGCCCATGAGGGGTTACTATGAAAGTCAGAGAGCCTGACCGGACCAACGATCTCTCTCTAAAAGAAGTCAGTGGGTTTCTACAGAGTACTCACCCACAAAACAATCCATACTTGGGGAAAGCGAACGGTAGGGGAAGATGGAACTCGCCACCCTAACACCTCCCTGATGATGCCCTACCCATATAATTTACGCAGGCAGGTGGGTAGAAAATATGTAGAACTTTTGATCTCTTGACAGCAAGCATGAATAGGCTTAACAAAAACGTCCGTAGGGTAAAGTGAGTCAGGGAGTcacaccgcattaatggcgccactCCCCAGACTCTACACCGTATTAATAATGCCGTCCCAAAAGCAACGCAACATTAATGGATTTCGACCAAATGAATAGTAGACAGGACATGAGTCCCTTAAAGTCAATGATAAGCTATCCAGACCAGAAACCTAATATAAAAGTCGATCCCTAAGTATGAAAAACTTTATTTGATTCCTCTAAGTTTTCGCACAAACTATTAAGGAGATATACTGATTGTAGTATCGGAGACTCCCCGGCCACCACCAAGACCCCCATTCTCCATGTTTGCTTAAAGTGTGCAGGTGACTGCCCGAAGACCCGAGTTTCTAAAACCCAGTTTAAAGGCTtgtgaaacacgacgttaacaccGGATATCATTTCCAATAGGCAATAACCCATGCTCATTGCATTCCAtcctaaaaaaattcatcaactAATATGTACAGATTTAGAAGATTCACTTATGGATTACAACAAAAGGataacataaaatcaaaataataacttaTACATTCTTGTATAcaactaatttttaaatagatctTGGACTATGgataagggcttgtttggaagatgggatggtttcatctcatcttatttttaaatattatttaaacacaaacactttttaattttaaatctttaactttttcatctaataattatctaatcattacaaattttccaaacttcccaaaaaaaataaaatttcaaattccaaaaaaaattatattaaaaattatattctaacaatatttaattttataatatttttactcaaacttctctctcattttctaaaatctcataaaatatcgtAACTCAAACAtgttcactattattcacaaattattttattactatttacaaatttatcatctcatctcattctccaagcatcTCTGCATCTAAAAACATATTATTACAATTGTTTACATGATCattagttttaataaataaatcccatttatattattatttaatcataCACGTACAAAAAAACAACTCCAATATGAAACCCTaccatatattttatcattaaaaaaaatttagcatTCTGATTTTTTCTATAACGATAATGGATCCATATATAGTAAAATATCGACCTATATATAACTTCTTTTTGTATTCATGTGatatcatataataaaataagagtattataTTTTCCTATTCTAAAActacttaataattattatttttttcgcatgaataaaaaaagatgtACATGAGCACATCAAATTGCTGGGATTAGACATTTTAGGGCATTTATTGTAAATCTTAAAACTGAAGAATCAAATTGTCAACTATCTTATAATGGCGTGAGGGTAGTTTGCACCCATCCTAAGTAAGAAACGATGTCTCAAGGCTCAAGTTCGAATCCTAGACAACCTCGGAATGTCTAGAATGGATgggaacaaaaagaaatataattaaaaataattcataaaataacgcgtatgtaaaattatgaagttatttttatcgtaaaataaatttaataaatcatataaaattacattattattttataaatttatttttatataatcattttgtacGTCTACacttctcaaaaagaaaagaagactaTTTTAAGGATAAAATAGAACTTCTTGCATTGGGAAGCAATGGGAATTGAGGACAAGAGAGCGCgctctccttttttcttttttattttctttttttggaaacAATTTACAAACTACTATGCTACGTAATGtacaaactaaaatataattattcttaataaCAAGCACCGAAGCAGATGCTGTCATTAGCTTTGTTCAAAAAAGAGGGAGGAAAAATAACACTAAACTAAGATCTATAACAAGAAATCCATCAACTTTGTTAATGGAAAAGCAATGTCGGTTGCCTTCTTTGCTTCCTCGGAGCAAGAAGAACCGGCAGACGTGGATGGCTTTGAGCACAAAAAGAAATTACGAGATCCCAAGTTCATCAGCTTTTCCTCTGGCCTCAAACCTGCACCCACCATCCACACAACGTTggttaatattttgtaattggaAACAAAAACTAGAGTATCAGAGGAGAACAAACATGAACATCACTGCCATGCCGAtgtctttgctttttttttttttttttttttttcttttatgtttttttcttccgAGTTCCTAGAAAACATGCTTTTGGGCTAATTAATTATTGACAACTCAACAGGACAGGTAAATATAGAAAAACAGAGTTGTTGCCAAAATTACGGTTTCCTAGACCAAATTCAATCACAAAGTTCAAAAGGAAAGGACGACGTTTTCATGCAAATTCGaacaacttttcaaaatttccaatATTCCATGACCGGGAGAGGGAACTAGGACGCCTACTCTCCAAGCTGAATTGCGAGTAGTGGAGTTCGAAACGGTGAGGATCAGTCGCTGGCAGAAACGGCCTCCTCTTCTCCCTACCGTAGATCTCCAGCGCTGCCTTTATCAAGTCCCGGATCGTGTTCTCCTGCGGCATGACCAACTGTACAGGCCCCAAGCTCCTCTCGATCGTCACGTTGAGCAGCAGCTTCGTCAGCCCGGAGGTGGAACCGCCGATGGACGGTGCAGAATTAAGCCTTCTAGGGGCGGTGGTGAAACCTCCGGGCCGTCGAACGATGTCGGAGTGTCGGTCCGGCGGTAAGGTCTTGAGGGACCTGATGGAGGCCGTCGGAGGAAGCCTAAACTCGTCACGTCGCCGGTTATGCGTCAAAGACCGGGAACTCATGAAGCGGA
It contains:
- the LOC121235549 gene encoding protein FAR1-RELATED SEQUENCE 5-like, translating into MPLFPSWMWMMNLELGMCFGLTHEVGAAYEYFGDVIMFDTTYLTNRYGMPFAPFVGVNHHGQSKLLGAGLISSEDTSTFVWLFEAWLECMNGRAPAAIITDQDRAMKNAIQIVFPNARHRYCLWHIMRKLLEKLGSHSVYNAGLKTAIQSAVYDTQNCEQFEEKWGQLIHKYDLIDNAWLQGLYTERSFWVPIYLKGVFWAGMSTTQRSESMNAFFDGYVHSGTTLKEFVDQFDNALKKKVEGETTADFQSCNQTIPCVSLFKIESQFQSLYTNAKFKEVQAEVWGMLLCNPSLVGTEGCISTFDIFEEISTPDGQSKIVKYIVYFNEDECEIKCTCALFEMRGILCTYALKVCQMKYIHVLPDKYVLDRWRKDLKRRYTLVKSSYDDLRVNADARRYELVVKRCLRFATRVSRNDEHVNAFFHMLDEFEHKYIGLEPESGSTKLKENVVANKDKKILSPNVVRRKGRPPTRRKVPMVEKATRKRKKTQTYRNLFDDDSYNVGLPVSEVGATVDEVVIQT
- the LOC121235889 gene encoding uncharacterized protein At4g22758-like; translation: MSSRSLTHNRRRDEFRLPPTASIRSLKTLPPDRHSDIVRRPGGFTTAPRRLNSAPSIGGSTSGLTKLLLNVTIERSLGPVQLVMPQENTIRDLIKAALEIYGREKRRPFLPATDPHRFELHYSQFSLESLRPEEKLMNLGSRNFFLCSKPSTSAGSSCSEEAKKATDIAFPLTKLMDFLL